A region of Sulfurimonas sp. DNA encodes the following proteins:
- the mreC gene encoding rod shape-determining protein MreC, protein MNKELLSFFSLFIALFVGALFYTNTIQGPLTSVLNSFKTVYHNATQIIQNNIDRHTFQASKIIQLNENLQKYENNHLVMQQMASEINDLFKANNSQLKINPKVELIRTISYEKFGDLNRVWMDVKDYNASKIYGLTFNELVAGIVIEKNSRPLGLLNRDIKCSYAVFVGKKKAPGIAHGNNSKNLLIKFIPAWFEIEIGDEVVTSGLDNIFFKGLKVGRVLSVKTSQGYQNAVIEPYYKANDPDYFYMIRKLK, encoded by the coding sequence ATGAATAAAGAGCTACTTAGCTTTTTTTCACTCTTCATCGCACTCTTCGTGGGTGCACTTTTTTATACAAACACTATACAAGGTCCACTTACTTCAGTTTTAAACTCTTTTAAAACTGTTTATCATAATGCGACACAAATCATTCAAAATAATATTGATAGACATACTTTTCAAGCATCAAAAATCATACAACTTAACGAAAACCTACAAAAATATGAAAACAATCATCTTGTAATGCAACAGATGGCTTCAGAAATAAATGACCTATTTAAAGCAAATAATTCGCAACTAAAAATTAATCCTAAAGTAGAACTTATAAGAACTATCTCTTATGAAAAATTTGGTGATTTAAATAGAGTTTGGATGGATGTAAAAGATTACAATGCTTCTAAAATTTATGGACTTACCTTTAATGAGTTAGTTGCGGGTATAGTCATAGAAAAAAATTCTAGACCTTTAGGACTTTTAAATAGGGATATAAAATGTTCTTATGCAGTTTTTGTGGGTAAAAAGAAAGCTCCTGGCATTGCCCATGGTAATAATTCTAAAAATTTACTTATTAAATTTATACCTGCATGGTTTGAAATCGAAATAGGTGATGAAGTGGTAACCTCTGGACTAGATAATATTTTCTTTAAAGGTTTAAAAGTTGGCAGAGTTTTATCTGTAAAAACATCTCAAGGTTACCAAAATGCAGTTATTGAACCTTACTATAAAGCGAATGACCCAGATTATTTTTACATGATAAGGAAACTTAAATGA
- a CDS encoding MipA/OmpV family protein: MKYLLLIVLILSTLLAEEKKQKLTLGLGPYIQTQPYKNVDDIIIPSPVIFFDNGIVYIRWSRAGIYFLGDKTDDFSWGLSVTFQPRVDGYTSSDIAGMDDRKKTLEGGIAFSLKMDKAYMETMLLTDVLDRYEDLIFKTEIGYDFEFEKFSIYPSAIIVYQSSSFIDYYYGVKKEETTRTNFAQYTPNGGLQLGMQTYIKYPFTKKISALINLRIDKIANEATSSPIVEEDYIYSGLFSLIYTFEY, from the coding sequence ATGAAATACTTATTGTTAATTGTGCTTATTTTATCAACACTATTAGCAGAAGAAAAAAAGCAAAAACTTACACTAGGACTTGGTCCTTATATACAAACTCAACCTTACAAAAATGTGGATGACATTATTATACCATCTCCTGTAATATTTTTTGATAATGGCATCGTTTATATAAGGTGGAGTAGAGCAGGAATCTATTTTTTAGGTGATAAAACAGATGATTTTTCATGGGGATTATCAGTAACTTTTCAACCAAGGGTTGATGGATATACATCTTCTGATATAGCTGGAATGGACGATAGAAAAAAAACACTTGAAGGTGGAATTGCTTTTAGTTTAAAGATGGATAAAGCATATATGGAAACTATGCTTTTAACTGATGTACTTGACAGATATGAAGACTTAATATTTAAAACTGAAATTGGATATGACTTTGAATTTGAAAAATTTTCAATCTATCCAAGTGCAATTATAGTTTACCAATCATCAAGCTTTATAGATTATTACTATGGCGTAAAAAAAGAAGAAACAACTCGTACCAACTTCGCCCAATACACGCCAAATGGTGGACTGCAACTAGGAATGCAAACTTATATTAAGTACCCCTTTACAAAAAAAATATCTGCACTTATTAATCTAAGAATTGACAAAATAGCTAACGAAGCCACTTCTAGTCCTATTGTTGAAGAAGATTATATCTACTCAGGATTATTTTCACTTATTTACACTTTTGAGTATTAA
- the carB gene encoding carbamoyl-phosphate synthase large subunit → MPKRTDIKTILLIGSGPIIIGQACEFDYSGTQAVKTLKEQGYRVILINSNPATIMTDPEFADRTYIEPIKEDVIAEIIKKENVDAVLPTMGGQTALNVATSMYEKGMLEGIEFLGATPQAIHKGEDRSAFNEAMIKIGMDLPKSRNAYTVEEAIEAVKEIGFPVISRASFTLAGGGSGVAYNMEEFKKLAEEGISASPVNEIEIMESMLGWKEYEMEVIRDKADNCIIVCAIENFDPMGVHTGDSITVAPALTLTDKEYQRMRNASFDILREIGVDTGGSNVQFSICPKTGRMIVIEMNPRVSRSSALASKATGYPIAKVATLLAVGYTLDEITNDITGTPASFEPVIDYVVTKIPRFTFEKFPEAQSTLSTSMKSVGEVMAIGRTFKESLQKALCSLETGLCGFEPIDADDEFVKHEIRRPNAERILYVAEGFRRGMSVEEMFDTCAIDPWFLYQLEELLQAETTITDKILFDADFMRSIKVDGFSDKRISQLIATNSKQNVSENEVYDKRKELGVSLEFNEVDTCAAEFEALTPYLYSTTNIVASPSAKNRVSDKRKILILGGGPNRIGQGIEFDYCCVHAAFALKEMDIECIMYNCNPETVSTDYDTSDVLYFEPIDFEHVREVIENEQPDGIIVHFGGQTPLKLADGLTKIGAKIIGTTSAVIDLAEDREQFSDFVNKHRLKQPQNGLARTKEEAPAIAERLGFPVLVRPSFVLGGRGMKIVYSQEELAQYMTLAISVSNEAPVLIDKFLDQAIELDVDAISDGTDVYIGSVMQHIEEAGIHSGDSACSLPPVNLSKKMIEKVEQQTKTIALGLGVIGLMNVQYAILQDEIYLIEVNPRASRTVPFVSKATGMPLAKVATRVMVGETLRSSLEHYDKYDIVQEVNGLLKPKLKGHVSVKEAVFPFHKLYGADLVLSPEMKSTGEVMGISSNFGVSFAKAQLSAGNTIPTEGTCFLSFVDSDKIHACEIARGLHKHGFKLIATKGTQVIIEEAGIPCERVLKISEGRPNIEDSMKNDEIAMAINTSDNNTSKKDAVVIRQEVLRKSIPYFTTLSAARALILALDEMGDGSWTSSTALQDFLA, encoded by the coding sequence ATGCCAAAACGCACCGACATAAAAACTATTTTACTTATAGGTTCTGGTCCGATTATTATCGGTCAAGCTTGTGAATTTGACTACTCAGGAACTCAAGCCGTTAAGACTTTAAAAGAACAAGGCTATCGTGTTATTCTTATAAACTCAAATCCTGCAACAATTATGACAGATCCAGAATTTGCTGATAGAACTTATATAGAACCTATCAAAGAAGATGTAATCGCAGAGATTATTAAAAAAGAAAATGTTGATGCTGTTCTTCCTACTATGGGTGGACAAACTGCTCTAAATGTAGCAACAAGTATGTATGAAAAAGGCATGCTAGAAGGAATAGAATTTTTAGGTGCAACTCCCCAAGCTATTCATAAAGGTGAAGACCGTTCAGCTTTTAATGAAGCTATGATAAAGATTGGTATGGATTTACCAAAAAGTAGGAATGCATACACTGTAGAAGAAGCAATCGAGGCAGTTAAAGAGATTGGTTTTCCCGTAATTAGTAGAGCTTCTTTTACACTAGCAGGTGGTGGCTCAGGTGTAGCGTATAATATGGAAGAGTTTAAAAAACTAGCAGAAGAAGGCATCTCAGCTTCTCCCGTAAATGAAATCGAAATAATGGAATCTATGCTTGGTTGGAAAGAGTACGAGATGGAGGTTATCCGTGATAAAGCAGACAACTGCATTATCGTTTGTGCAATTGAGAACTTTGACCCTATGGGAGTGCATACTGGCGATAGTATCACGGTTGCACCTGCCTTAACATTAACTGACAAAGAGTACCAAAGAATGCGTAATGCTTCTTTTGATATTCTAAGAGAAATCGGTGTTGATACTGGTGGGTCTAATGTTCAGTTCTCTATTTGCCCTAAAACAGGAAGAATGATTGTTATTGAAATGAATCCTCGTGTATCTCGTTCTTCTGCTCTAGCATCTAAGGCTACAGGTTATCCAATTGCGAAAGTTGCAACACTTTTAGCCGTTGGTTATACACTTGATGAAATTACAAATGACATTACAGGAACTCCTGCATCATTTGAGCCGGTAATAGATTATGTTGTAACTAAAATTCCTCGTTTTACATTTGAAAAATTTCCTGAAGCGCAAAGCACACTAAGTACGAGCATGAAGTCTGTTGGTGAAGTAATGGCAATCGGTAGAACATTTAAAGAGTCTTTGCAAAAAGCTCTTTGTTCTCTTGAAACTGGTCTATGTGGATTTGAACCTATAGATGCTGATGATGAATTTGTTAAACATGAGATTCGTCGTCCAAATGCTGAGCGTATTCTTTATGTAGCTGAAGGTTTTCGTCGAGGCATGAGCGTAGAAGAGATGTTTGACACATGTGCTATTGACCCATGGTTTCTTTACCAACTAGAAGAGCTTCTTCAGGCTGAAACAACGATTACAGATAAGATACTTTTTGATGCAGATTTTATGAGAAGCATCAAGGTTGATGGTTTTTCAGACAAAAGAATCTCTCAACTAATCGCTACAAACTCAAAGCAAAATGTTAGCGAAAATGAAGTTTACGATAAAAGAAAAGAGTTAGGCGTATCTTTAGAATTTAATGAAGTTGATACTTGTGCAGCTGAATTTGAAGCTCTTACTCCATACCTTTACTCTACTACAAATATAGTAGCATCTCCAAGTGCGAAAAATAGAGTTAGTGATAAGAGAAAAATTCTAATTCTTGGTGGTGGACCAAACAGAATCGGTCAAGGTATAGAATTTGACTACTGTTGTGTTCATGCTGCATTTGCCCTTAAAGAGATGGATATTGAATGTATTATGTACAACTGTAATCCTGAAACAGTTTCTACTGACTACGATACTTCTGATGTTCTTTACTTTGAGCCGATTGACTTTGAACATGTTAGAGAAGTTATTGAGAATGAACAACCAGATGGAATTATTGTTCACTTTGGTGGGCAAACTCCGCTTAAACTAGCAGATGGACTTACAAAAATAGGTGCAAAAATAATAGGAACCACTTCTGCTGTAATCGATCTGGCAGAAGATAGAGAACAGTTTTCTGATTTTGTAAACAAACATAGACTAAAACAACCTCAAAATGGTTTAGCACGCACAAAAGAAGAAGCTCCCGCTATAGCTGAAAGATTAGGCTTTCCTGTTCTTGTTCGTCCATCTTTTGTTCTTGGTGGAAGAGGAATGAAGATAGTATACTCTCAAGAAGAACTAGCTCAGTATATGACACTTGCCATTTCTGTTTCAAATGAAGCACCTGTGTTAATAGACAAATTTTTAGACCAAGCTATAGAACTTGATGTAGATGCTATAAGCGATGGAACTGATGTATATATTGGTTCTGTTATGCAACATATTGAAGAAGCTGGGATTCACTCTGGAGACAGTGCTTGTTCACTTCCTCCTGTAAACTTATCTAAAAAAATGATAGAAAAAGTAGAACAACAAACTAAAACTATTGCACTTGGACTTGGTGTCATTGGTCTTATGAATGTTCAATATGCAATCTTACAAGATGAAATATATCTAATTGAAGTTAATCCAAGAGCTTCAAGAACTGTTCCGTTTGTATCTAAAGCGACTGGTATGCCTTTGGCTAAAGTTGCAACTAGAGTAATGGTTGGTGAGACTCTTAGAAGTTCACTAGAGCATTATGATAAGTATGACATAGTTCAAGAAGTAAACGGTTTACTCAAACCTAAACTTAAAGGTCATGTCTCTGTTAAAGAGGCAGTATTTCCTTTTCACAAACTTTACGGTGCTGATTTAGTCCTTTCTCCTGAGATGAAATCAACTGGTGAAGTAATGGGTATAAGTTCAAACTTTGGGGTTAGTTTTGCAAAAGCTCAACTATCTGCTGGAAATACAATTCCAACCGAAGGAACTTGTTTCTTATCTTTTGTTGATAGCGATAAAATACATGCATGTGAAATAGCTCGTGGACTTCATAAACATGGCTTTAAACTTATTGCCACTAAAGGAACCCAAGTTATTATTGAAGAAGCTGGTATCCCTTGTGAGCGTGTTCTTAAAATCTCTGAAGGTCGCCCAAATATTGAGGACAGCATGAAAAATGATGAAATTGCAATGGCAATTAATACTTCGGATAACAACACATCTAAAAAAGATGCTGTAGTAATCCGTCAAGAAGTTCTAAGAAAAAGTATTCCATATTTTACAACTTTAAGTGCAGCTAGAGCACTTATCTTAGCACTTGATGAGATGGGTGATGGTTCATGGACAAGTTCAACCGCACTTCAAGACTTTCTCGCTTAA
- a CDS encoding glutathionylspermidine synthase family protein → MIKLQKLNPLSNEKLEKLGFTWHTDSDGSKYINDELVVISQDEAEAYYKAGNEVYDMFVETAEHVIKNELFFELGIPFNFIEMIKKSWENDVHWHIYGRFDFAGGVDAKPIKLIEFNADTPTSLFETALLQWALLKENHLDEEKQFNNVYEAISQNFKRLITLDEDISTFNENYNGWKILFSSVEGDDEEEATTRLLQQMATDAGFNTSFEYLQNIKFDKDGIFDSQDNQYEYWFKLYPWEDIGTDESELSVTLNEIIKNQKAIILNPAYTLLFQSKGIMKIMYDLFPDSPYLLKTSFEPLENIKQVQKTLFGREGANIKIIDANGEVVEQIDGPYDNYNKIYQEYVEFTKDENQAKYQAGVFFAYESCGISFRKGGEILDNMSKFVGHIIV, encoded by the coding sequence ATGATAAAACTTCAAAAATTAAATCCTCTAAGTAATGAAAAACTTGAGAAACTAGGTTTTACTTGGCATACAGATAGTGATGGAAGTAAATATATAAACGATGAACTTGTTGTTATCTCTCAAGATGAAGCAGAGGCTTACTATAAAGCAGGAAATGAAGTATATGATATGTTTGTTGAAACGGCAGAGCATGTCATAAAAAATGAGCTATTTTTTGAACTTGGAATTCCATTTAATTTTATAGAAATGATTAAAAAAAGTTGGGAGAATGATGTTCATTGGCATATTTATGGTCGGTTTGATTTTGCTGGAGGAGTAGATGCTAAACCTATAAAACTTATAGAGTTTAATGCTGACACACCAACTTCTCTTTTTGAAACTGCCCTACTTCAATGGGCTTTACTAAAAGAAAATCATCTAGATGAAGAAAAACAGTTTAACAATGTTTACGAAGCAATAAGCCAAAACTTTAAAAGACTTATAACTTTAGATGAAGATATTTCAACTTTTAATGAAAATTATAATGGCTGGAAAATACTTTTTTCTAGTGTAGAAGGTGATGATGAGGAAGAAGCTACAACAAGACTGCTTCAACAAATGGCAACAGATGCTGGATTTAACACAAGTTTTGAATACTTACAAAATATCAAATTTGATAAAGATGGCATCTTTGATTCTCAAGACAATCAATATGAATACTGGTTTAAACTTTACCCTTGGGAAGATATAGGAACCGATGAGAGTGAACTTTCTGTCACTCTAAATGAGATTATTAAAAATCAAAAAGCTATAATTTTAAACCCTGCATATACTCTTCTTTTTCAATCAAAAGGCATAATGAAAATAATGTATGACCTATTTCCAGACTCTCCTTATCTTTTAAAAACTTCTTTTGAGCCATTAGAGAATATAAAACAAGTCCAAAAGACTCTTTTTGGTAGAGAAGGTGCAAATATTAAAATAATAGATGCCAACGGAGAAGTTGTTGAGCAAATTGATGGACCTTACGATAACTACAATAAAATATATCAAGAATATGTGGAATTTACTAAAGATGAAAATCAAGCTAAATACCAAGCAGGAGTCTTTTTTGCTTATGAATCCTGTGGGATTAGCTTTAGAAAAGGTGGTGAAATTTTAGATAATATGAGTAAATTTGTGGGGCATATTATAGTCTAA
- a CDS encoding DUF302 domain-containing protein, with amino-acid sequence MKKIVSLIVAIFSASVMFAQGDLHLFEVDNKNGFITPDVIEKAFVQNGFKIAVNSEMNLPFKKQFKKTKFKIYNLLTVHHSTLSHDLVRKHPDAGVFTPLGIGIYQGLNEDTLHVSMLTSEAQAKILDFDDSLLKSIEKEVLKTIRSVMPNAKHKFSENSLKESRNLVTKYELDLDGEDWEEMREEIELGLENGFKPVGFVMANYLDFNEELVEGGNSSPFDFYVTYSICKLKVIYTVSQTRPEAAAFAPCTMMVYKKKDEDKVVIGFPGVYNWMSSARVDNKKTQAILQKAQDDFEDILKEVTE; translated from the coding sequence ATGAAAAAAATAGTTAGTTTAATAGTTGCAATATTTAGTGCAAGTGTAATGTTCGCGCAAGGAGATTTACACCTATTTGAAGTAGATAATAAAAATGGTTTTATTACTCCAGATGTAATAGAGAAAGCATTTGTACAAAATGGTTTTAAAATAGCAGTAAATAGTGAGATGAATCTTCCGTTTAAAAAGCAGTTTAAAAAGACAAAATTTAAAATTTATAATCTTTTAACTGTACATCACTCAACACTATCTCATGATTTAGTAAGAAAACATCCAGATGCAGGTGTGTTTACTCCACTTGGGATTGGTATATACCAAGGTCTAAATGAAGATACCTTGCATGTATCAATGCTAACATCTGAGGCTCAAGCTAAGATACTTGATTTTGACGATTCATTATTAAAGTCTATAGAAAAAGAAGTTTTAAAAACTATAAGGAGTGTGATGCCAAATGCAAAGCATAAATTTAGTGAAAATAGTTTAAAAGAGAGTAGAAATTTAGTTACTAAGTATGAACTTGATTTAGACGGTGAAGATTGGGAAGAGATGAGAGAAGAGATAGAGCTTGGTTTAGAAAATGGTTTTAAACCAGTTGGCTTTGTTATGGCAAACTACTTAGACTTTAACGAAGAGTTAGTTGAAGGTGGAAATTCAAGTCCATTTGATTTTTATGTCACTTATTCCATTTGTAAACTAAAAGTCATATATACTGTATCTCAAACGCGTCCTGAAGCAGCTGCATTTGCTCCTTGTACCATGATGGTATACAAGAAAAAAGATGAAGACAAAGTTGTCATAGGATTCCCTGGTGTTTATAACTGGATGAGTAGTGCTAGAGTTGATAATAAAAAAACTCAAGCAATTCTTCAAAAAGCTCAAGATGATTTTGAAGACATCTTAAAAGAAGTCACAGAATAG
- a CDS encoding IS3 family transposase, whose product MSRKRTTYTAEFKTKLVLEVLKEDKTLNEIASVNNITPKNLQNWKKIFLENAEVAMEPAKVIKEYKEENVRLQAKLDEYAKVVGQLTVEKDWAVGKLSSLDSSYKKELIDRDENKALSVVKQCNLINYNRSNLFYAPMVNLAKNVIKKHIEKVFEEIPSYGYMKVYHQLLEDGFRVSPNTVLAYRRELGLQAVLAVRPPNTSWADKQHHKYSYKIRGLDIVRANQVWSTDITYIKIKGGMVYMAAIIDWYSKAILSWRISNTMDTDLVMGVLDEALALYGKPEIFNTDQGSQYTSCIHTQTLKDNDIIISMDGKGRATDNICIERFWRSAKVEKIYLNEYERVSVLKSDVKDYIEFYNHRRFHETLKYKKPMNVYYDSLKINDENYTKSSENVA is encoded by the coding sequence ATGAGTCGAAAAAGAACAACATATACAGCAGAATTCAAGACAAAGTTAGTTTTAGAAGTTTTAAAAGAAGATAAGACACTAAATGAAATAGCAAGTGTAAATAATATCACACCAAAAAACTTACAAAATTGGAAGAAGATATTTTTGGAAAATGCAGAAGTTGCGATGGAACCTGCAAAAGTAATTAAAGAGTACAAAGAAGAGAATGTAAGATTACAAGCTAAACTTGATGAATATGCAAAGGTTGTAGGTCAACTAACAGTAGAGAAGGACTGGGCGGTGGGAAAGTTAAGCAGCTTGGACTCTAGCTATAAAAAGGAGTTGATTGATAGAGATGAAAATAAGGCATTATCAGTTGTAAAACAATGTAATCTTATTAACTATAACAGAAGTAATTTGTTCTATGCACCAATGGTAAATCTTGCTAAAAATGTAATTAAAAAACATATAGAAAAAGTATTTGAAGAGATACCAAGCTATGGCTATATGAAAGTGTATCATCAACTACTAGAGGATGGTTTTCGTGTCAGTCCCAACACAGTGCTGGCATACCGTAGAGAGTTAGGTTTACAGGCTGTTTTAGCTGTAAGACCACCAAATACAAGCTGGGCGGACAAGCAACATCATAAATACTCTTACAAAATAAGAGGATTAGATATCGTAAGAGCAAACCAAGTATGGTCAACAGATATAACCTATATTAAAATTAAAGGTGGTATGGTCTATATGGCTGCCATAATTGATTGGTATTCTAAAGCAATATTATCTTGGCGAATATCCAACACAATGGATACAGATTTAGTCATGGGTGTACTAGATGAAGCACTCGCACTCTATGGTAAGCCTGAGATATTTAATACTGATCAAGGGTCACAATATACAAGCTGTATCCACACTCAAACATTAAAAGATAATGACATAATTATCTCTATGGATGGCAAAGGTAGAGCAACAGATAATATTTGTATTGAGAGGTTCTGGAGAAGTGCTAAAGTTGAAAAAATATACCTCAATGAATATGAGAGAGTATCAGTTCTCAAAAGTGATGTTAAGGATTATATAGAATTTTATAATCACAGAAGATTTCATGAGACATTGAAATATAAAAAACCTATGAATGTTTATTATGATAGTTTAAAAATCAATGATGAGAATTACACTAAATCTAGTGAAAATGTAGCATAG
- a CDS encoding cache domain-containing protein, with the protein MNKLSISKKIHIPLIASIIFGFIIIIVNYFYSIDEMKENVHKIQEKSLRSLYQESIKSKESIGLTNAINIAKNYDVIRALKQNDRSIAVDGLGTISEQFKSFTNYKNIKIHIHDSKVHSFLRAWKPKKFGDDLSSFRKTIVSVKNNKKPIVAIELGRAGLVLRGLAPIFDEGNYIGSVEFMQGLNSIVESARKISGYEIAIVMKNDYLSTATALKSALKIGNYTLAVKEKVVNQGFIKDLKNIDISNTTSFQLAGDYYVVSEPIKDFSDRVVGYAVVGNKVVNVESVISQSEDSLMRQVYVMALIDLFILVFLVIVIKIAVVNPILNLDEVAKELAQGDADLSKRLPVKSCDELGHASISFNKFLDKVQVLSNEAKEEALRAVESEKAVQMSMDKNRLNLALSDEMIRGAIDNANNLSDSMKKNVENVNEANILNKETEEVISKVTVSTDEIISTISNITDMISDSRSSSEQLNSNVEEIFNVISLIKDISDQTNLLALNAAIEAARAGEHGRGFAVVADEVRKLAERTQKATSEIEVNISVLKQNSMSMAENSELIEGHTHSSQTKLDLFKDTLGELIINSGKITENNTVIGHELFVNTVKLDHMVLKNNTYSAAFEGKASALTEDHNSCRLGKWYVKDGKESFGSNNNFESLAKPHMGVHENIASVMKMIADGNSINPDEIVSLFKDTELKSKEMFAILDSIILPQENQTTISKV; encoded by the coding sequence ATGAATAAGCTCTCTATCAGTAAAAAAATTCACATTCCCCTAATCGCCTCTATCATATTTGGGTTCATTATAATAATAGTGAACTACTTCTACTCAATTGATGAGATGAAAGAGAATGTACATAAAATACAAGAGAAATCACTGCGTTCATTATATCAAGAGTCTATCAAGTCTAAAGAGAGCATAGGTCTAACTAATGCAATTAATATTGCAAAGAACTATGATGTTATTCGTGCTCTAAAACAGAATGACAGAAGTATAGCTGTTGATGGACTAGGTACAATATCTGAACAGTTTAAAAGTTTTACAAACTATAAAAACATTAAGATACATATTCATGATTCAAAGGTACATAGCTTCTTAAGAGCTTGGAAACCAAAGAAATTTGGTGATGATCTAAGCTCATTTAGAAAGACAATTGTAAGTGTAAAAAACAATAAAAAACCAATCGTTGCTATAGAACTTGGTCGTGCAGGTTTAGTTCTTCGTGGTTTAGCTCCAATATTTGATGAAGGTAACTATATAGGTTCAGTTGAGTTTATGCAGGGACTTAACTCTATAGTTGAATCTGCAAGAAAGATTAGTGGTTATGAAATAGCTATCGTTATGAAAAATGACTACCTGTCTACCGCTACTGCACTTAAGTCTGCTCTTAAAATAGGAAACTATACTTTAGCAGTAAAAGAGAAAGTTGTAAATCAAGGTTTTATTAAAGACCTTAAAAATATAGATATCTCTAATACCACTTCATTTCAATTAGCTGGTGATTATTATGTAGTCTCTGAACCTATAAAAGACTTCTCTGATAGAGTAGTGGGCTATGCAGTTGTTGGTAATAAAGTAGTAAATGTTGAGAGTGTTATATCTCAATCAGAAGACTCTCTAATGAGGCAAGTATATGTAATGGCTCTTATCGATCTATTCATCTTGGTATTTTTAGTTATAGTTATAAAAATAGCTGTGGTTAACCCTATACTAAATCTTGATGAAGTTGCAAAAGAATTAGCTCAAGGTGATGCAGACCTCTCTAAAAGACTTCCTGTAAAATCATGTGATGAATTAGGACATGCAAGTATCAGCTTCAATAAGTTTCTTGATAAGGTTCAAGTACTCTCTAATGAAGCAAAAGAAGAAGCACTTAGAGCAGTAGAGTCTGAAAAAGCAGTTCAGATGAGTATGGATAAAAACAGACTAAACTTAGCACTTTCAGATGAGATGATTCGTGGAGCTATTGATAACGCAAATAATCTTAGCGATAGTATGAAGAAAAATGTTGAAAATGTAAATGAAGCAAATATTCTAAACAAAGAGACAGAAGAAGTTATCTCTAAAGTTACAGTTTCTACAGATGAGATTATAAGTACTATATCTAATATTACTGATATGATAAGTGATTCAAGAAGTTCTTCTGAACAGTTAAACTCAAATGTTGAAGAGATCTTTAATGTTATCTCTCTTATTAAAGATATCTCAGATCAGACTAATCTTCTTGCGCTTAACGCAGCTATTGAAGCAGCTCGTGCAGGAGAGCATGGTCGTGGGTTTGCAGTTGTTGCTGATGAAGTTCGAAAACTAGCAGAACGTACACAAAAAGCTACTAGTGAAATAGAAGTAAATATCAGTGTTCTTAAGCAAAACTCTATGAGTATGGCAGAAAACAGTGAACTTATAGAAGGACATACTCACTCATCACAAACTAAACTAGACCTTTTTAAAGATACTCTTGGTGAATTAATAATCAACTCAGGAAAAATCACTGAAAATAATACTGTAATAGGTCATGAACTGTTTGTAAATACGGTTAAACTTGATCATATGGTGTTGAAAAACAATACTTACTCAGCTGCCTTTGAAGGTAAAGCAAGTGCTCTTACTGAAGATCATAATAGTTGTAGATTGGGTAAATGGTATGTCAAAGATGGAAAGGAAAGTTTCGGGTCTAATAATAACTTTGAATCTCTAGCTAAACCTCATATGGGTGTTCATGAAAATATAGCAAGTGTTATGAAAATGATAGCAGATGGTAATTCAATCAACCCAGATGAGATAGTTTCACTATTTAAAGATACTGAACTTAAATCTAAAGAAATGTTTGCTATCTTGGATAGCATTATACTACCCCAAGAAAATCAAACAACTATTTCTAAAGTTTAA
- a CDS encoding DsrE family protein yields MKKFTLILLSICMFSFGDTEFAQPMPAIDNQRQIIFSIKSDDDEEINHVLSSANNVLKLYGPENVEMKIVAYYHGIKALQKIHKDIALRVRALMLLDVEFVVCGNTMKTKNIKKGELIEDTVIVTAGIVEMIERVKEGWIYIVP; encoded by the coding sequence ATGAAAAAGTTTACGCTTATTTTACTAAGTATTTGTATGTTTTCATTTGGAGATACGGAATTTGCCCAACCAATGCCTGCAATAGATAATCAAAGACAGATAATTTTTTCTATAAAAAGTGATGATGATGAAGAGATAAATCATGTACTAAGTAGTGCAAACAATGTATTAAAGTTATATGGACCTGAAAATGTAGAAATGAAGATAGTTGCTTATTATCATGGTATTAAAGCTTTGCAAAAAATTCATAAAGACATAGCTCTAAGAGTGAGAGCCTTGATGCTTCTTGATGTAGAGTTTGTAGTCTGTGGAAATACAATGAAGACAAAAAATATAAAAAAAGGAGAGCTTATCGAAGACACTGTAATCGTTACAGCCGGAATAGTTGAAATGATTGAACGAGTTAAAGAAGGATGGATTTATATAGTCCCTTAA